The following are encoded in a window of Solibacillus sp. FSL R7-0668 genomic DNA:
- a CDS encoding response regulator transcription factor, translating to MIKVVIADDHEMVRIGVAAYLSAQPDIEVVGEAANGQEAIEKTLALKPDLVLMDNVMPIKNGAQATAEIIASWPQAKVMMVTSFIDDDKLYPALEAGAVSYILKTSNAKQIAEAIRKTINGETVLEPEATTKVMARMRGVAPALHDHLTEREMEVLQCMARGLANQEIAEELFIALKTVKTHVSNILSKLEVQDRTQAVVYAFQNGLVK from the coding sequence ATGATTAAAGTCGTCATTGCTGATGACCACGAAATGGTACGCATAGGGGTTGCAGCTTACCTTTCTGCGCAGCCTGATATTGAAGTCGTTGGCGAGGCAGCGAATGGTCAAGAGGCGATCGAAAAAACGCTTGCATTAAAGCCTGACCTTGTCTTAATGGACAATGTGATGCCCATTAAAAACGGGGCACAGGCTACGGCCGAAATTATCGCTAGCTGGCCGCAAGCAAAGGTGATGATGGTGACAAGCTTTATCGATGATGATAAGCTCTACCCTGCGTTAGAAGCTGGCGCGGTCAGCTATATTTTAAAAACAAGCAACGCTAAGCAAATTGCCGAGGCGATTCGTAAAACGATTAACGGCGAAACGGTATTAGAGCCAGAAGCAACGACGAAAGTGATGGCCCGGATGCGCGGAGTAGCCCCAGCGTTGCATGACCATTTAACAGAGCGTGAAATGGAAGTGCTACAATGCATGGCACGCGGCTTGGCGAATCAAGAAATTGCCGAGGAATTATTCATCGCCTTAAAGACGGTCAAAACCCATGTTAGTAATATTTTAAGCAAATTAGAAGTT
- a CDS encoding sensor histidine kinase, with product MMTFLLRFVILLFLFGSFTFNILAFLYGQPREETWRFLIDNREFDMPLAALMVIVAACFSFIITLWMTIAVKLKENQTTRLVKKVTETDFPKKMKHTSSSLKKALLVTNELIETQRSSLQRLSSEKVETNDAIVQERLLAERQRLARELHDSVSQQLFAASMLLSALTEQEENEHSQKQLAQVERVVQQAQLEMRALLLHLRPVALHNKSLAEGLEDLIVELQEKVYFNIEYQIEEITLGKVEEDHLFRIAQEALSNTLRHAKASEVELLFIARDGLAILRIQDNGLGFDKDGDKTSSYGLRNIAERAVEIGCTYKIVSVPNEGTIVEVKVPFKKGEQLDD from the coding sequence ATGATGACCTTTTTATTACGATTCGTTATTCTATTATTTCTTTTTGGTTCCTTTACATTTAATATATTAGCATTCTTATATGGCCAGCCACGCGAGGAAACGTGGCGCTTTTTAATCGATAATCGTGAATTTGATATGCCACTTGCAGCATTAATGGTAATCGTCGCGGCATGCTTTAGCTTCATCATTACCCTTTGGATGACCATTGCTGTCAAGCTAAAGGAAAATCAAACGACTCGCCTTGTCAAAAAGGTAACGGAAACGGATTTCCCGAAAAAAATGAAGCATACAAGTAGCTCGCTGAAAAAGGCACTGCTCGTTACAAACGAACTGATTGAAACACAGCGTTCTTCCTTACAGCGCCTATCTAGCGAAAAAGTGGAAACAAACGATGCCATTGTTCAGGAACGCTTACTTGCCGAGCGCCAGCGTTTAGCACGCGAATTGCATGATTCAGTGTCGCAGCAGCTTTTTGCAGCATCCATGCTTTTGTCTGCCTTAACAGAGCAGGAAGAAAACGAGCATTCACAAAAACAGTTGGCACAAGTCGAAAGAGTCGTACAGCAAGCACAGCTAGAAATGCGCGCCCTGCTGTTACATTTACGCCCTGTCGCCTTACACAATAAAAGCTTGGCAGAGGGATTAGAGGATTTAATTGTCGAGCTCCAAGAAAAGGTGTACTTTAATATAGAATATCAAATAGAAGAAATTACACTGGGGAAAGTCGAGGAAGACCATCTCTTCCGCATCGCTCAAGAAGCCTTATCGAACACACTTCGTCATGCAAAGGCAAGTGAAGTCGAACTATTATTTATCGCGCGTGACGGGTTAGCCATTTTACGAATTCAAGATAATGGTCTTGGCTTTGATAAAGATGGGGATAAAACCTCCTCTTACGGCTTACGTAATATCGCAGAGCGCGCAGTCGAAATTGGCTGTACGTATAAAATCGTATCTGTACCAAACGAAGGGACAATTGTTGAAGTAAAAGTCCCATTTAAGAAGGGGGAACAACTAGATGATTAA
- the liaF gene encoding cell wall-active antibiotics response protein LiaF, producing the protein MQKITTDHLSIIMICFALVVLIELTLFNNGSVFLLIIGAAFLYFSFKKKKQYLLWAGLFFLFLAIINIWTLRLLIIGTLLFLLYQYVTKKEHIIEIKNHLTLDTQQNQLIGSTSSPTESYSWQDLHIQRFIGDITIDATETILPSGKSLIVIQQSLGKVRIIVPYEVTVQLNYSTLYGQATCFNYTPKQCVNEQIQIEDGSQDAKRVLVIYVTTWIGDVEVQRA; encoded by the coding sequence ATGCAGAAGATTACAACCGATCACCTTTCCATCATCATGATTTGTTTTGCCCTTGTCGTGTTAATCGAATTGACATTATTCAATAATGGTTCCGTTTTTTTATTAATTATTGGTGCAGCCTTTTTATATTTTAGCTTTAAAAAGAAAAAGCAATACTTACTATGGGCTGGACTTTTCTTTTTATTTTTAGCCATCATTAACATCTGGACACTGCGCTTACTAATCATTGGGACGCTTCTATTTTTACTGTATCAATATGTAACAAAAAAAGAGCATATCATCGAAATCAAAAATCATTTAACGCTCGATACACAGCAAAATCAATTAATCGGTTCGACGAGCTCCCCTACTGAAAGCTATTCGTGGCAAGACCTGCATATCCAGCGTTTTATTGGCGATATCACGATTGATGCAACTGAAACCATTTTACCATCCGGAAAATCGCTCATCGTTATCCAGCAGTCACTTGGTAAAGTTCGTATCATAGTACCATATGAAGTAACCGTTCAATTGAATTATTCCACGCTTTATGGCCAAGCGACATGCTTCAACTACACGCCAAAGCAATGTGTAAATGAGCAAATTCAAATTGAAGATGGTTCACAGGATGCCAAACGGGTACTGGTCATTTATGTGACGACTTGGATTGGCGATGTGGAGGTGCAACGCGCATGA
- a CDS encoding PspA/IM30 family protein, whose amino-acid sequence MKNLLTKFKYSIQADLHELFDKKVEKNPIKMLNQYIREAEKQTEETGKLLARQGQLKKELEGQLAQTVEMLEKREAQLTLAQNTDEAELIAFAQDEVTAYTTRKQALLTSIDAANHEYFALERKFETMKHKIKDMKVRQLQLMGKENVVRANYQMDKVLTTNNVDQFDELSNYIDDLSQSIEHKYEVTTFEARLAQLEKEQKLIEQAK is encoded by the coding sequence ATGAAAAACTTACTTACAAAATTCAAATACTCAATTCAAGCGGATTTACACGAATTATTCGATAAAAAGGTCGAAAAAAATCCAATCAAAATGCTAAACCAATACATTCGTGAAGCGGAAAAACAAACCGAAGAAACAGGTAAATTATTAGCACGTCAAGGTCAACTGAAAAAAGAGCTAGAAGGTCAGCTTGCACAAACAGTAGAGATGCTCGAAAAACGCGAAGCCCAATTAACGCTTGCACAAAATACAGATGAAGCGGAATTAATTGCCTTTGCACAAGATGAAGTGACGGCCTATACAACACGCAAGCAAGCATTATTAACAAGCATTGATGCAGCTAATCATGAATACTTCGCACTTGAGCGTAAATTTGAAACAATGAAGCATAAAATTAAAGATATGAAAGTGCGTCAACTACAGCTAATGGGCAAAGAAAATGTCGTTCGTGCTAACTATCAAATGGACAAGGTACTCACAACGAATAATGTCGATCAATTCGATGAGCTATCCAACTATATTGATGACTTATCACAAAGCATTGAGCATAAATATGAAGTAACAACATTTGAAGCGCGTTTAGCCCAATTAGAAAAAGAGCAAAAGTTAATCGAGCAAGCAAAATAA
- a CDS encoding lmo0954 family membrane protein, which yields MKKFFLYSAGFVAAMVALVLLAPVAGLLVSGLLLAAGLHYYTESTSTFGKVMSLVIALAGLISALSNIPGFIGLVAIGILFYIYKSRKQEQREIFTKKEDDPFTNFEREWANLNK from the coding sequence ATGAAGAAATTTTTCTTATATTCAGCAGGCTTTGTCGCTGCAATGGTGGCACTTGTCTTACTTGCACCAGTTGCTGGTTTACTCGTATCAGGCTTACTACTTGCCGCTGGATTACATTATTACACGGAAAGCACAAGTACATTTGGTAAAGTGATGAGCTTAGTGATCGCACTTGCAGGGTTAATCAGTGCCTTATCCAATATCCCCGGCTTTATCGGCTTAGTGGCTATCGGGATTTTATTCTACATCTACAAATCACGTAAGCAGGAACAGAGAGAAATCTTCACTAAAAAAGAAGACGACCCATTTACAAACTTCGAACGTGAATGGGCAAATTTAAACAAATAA
- a CDS encoding YneF family protein, giving the protein MTWAWILGIIVALIAGVAIGFYAARQYMMKYLKENPPINEQMIRVMMAQMGRKPSEKQVRQMMAQMNKFQDK; this is encoded by the coding sequence ATGACATGGGCATGGATTTTAGGTATTATTGTGGCTTTAATCGCGGGTGTTGCAATCGGTTTCTACGCAGCTCGACAATATATGATGAAGTATTTAAAAGAGAACCCACCTATTAACGAACAAATGATTCGTGTAATGATGGCACAAATGGGACGCAAACCATCTGAAAAGCAAGTACGTCAAATGATGGCACAAATGAACAAGTTCCAAGATAAATAA
- a CDS encoding S-ribosylhomocysteine lyase: MTTEKTNVESFDLDHTKVVAPYVRLAGTKQGAKGDVVTKYDIRFKQPNKEHMEMPALHSLEHLMADRIRNHSDAVVDLSPMGCQTGFYVSFINYDDYEGILTILEKTAQDVLAATAVPACNEVQCGWAASHSLEGAQALAQEFLDKRAEWHIVFNEN, encoded by the coding sequence ATGACGACAGAAAAAACAAATGTGGAAAGCTTCGATTTAGACCATACGAAAGTTGTAGCACCGTATGTACGTCTTGCGGGTACAAAACAAGGCGCAAAAGGGGATGTTGTAACAAAATACGATATCCGCTTTAAGCAACCAAATAAAGAACATATGGAAATGCCAGCGCTTCACTCATTAGAGCACTTAATGGCTGACCGTATTCGCAATCATAGCGACGCAGTAGTAGACCTATCACCAATGGGCTGTCAAACAGGCTTTTATGTTTCGTTCATTAACTATGATGATTATGAAGGAATTTTGACAATTTTAGAAAAAACAGCACAAGATGTTTTAGCGGCAACTGCTGTACCTGCATGTAATGAAGTTCAATGCGGATGGGCAGCAAGCCATAGTTTAGAAGGTGCGCAGGCGTTAGCGCAGGAATTTTTAGACAAACGCGCGGAATGGCATATTGTTTTTAATGAAAACTAA
- a CDS encoding alpha/beta hydrolase: protein MKKRTLFLSGSIVTTLLAAATTVTGVLMTNRLMYIKKKDDAFILEREISSKRFDEAWYQGCPKELLAIESPNGYMIKGIFLKPLETKNTVIICHGVTENKINSMRYARMFERLGFNAVVYDHRRHGESEGKTTSYGHYEKFDLQAVFNKVREEMGHDAIIGIHGESMGAATTLLYAGTIADDADFYISDCAFSNFPALLKEIFENTVPIDAKYSISFADFFMRIRDGYSVKEVMPIDAVEHIEKPVLFIHSTPDDFIPSRMAEELYEAKSEPKRLKLFDQGAHAKSFNDNPGDYEQVVAKFLHDFVPAYRNDTQTLL, encoded by the coding sequence ATGAAAAAACGCACATTATTTTTATCCGGAAGTATTGTAACAACATTGCTCGCTGCTGCGACAACTGTAACAGGTGTCCTTATGACAAATCGCCTTATGTATATTAAGAAAAAGGATGATGCCTTCATTTTAGAGCGTGAAATTTCATCCAAGCGTTTTGACGAGGCATGGTATCAGGGATGTCCAAAAGAATTACTAGCCATCGAGTCACCAAATGGCTATATGATTAAAGGCATTTTTTTGAAACCGCTAGAAACAAAAAATACCGTCATCATTTGTCATGGTGTTACAGAAAATAAAATCAATTCGATGCGCTATGCCCGTATGTTCGAACGTCTTGGCTTTAACGCAGTCGTGTATGACCATCGTCGCCATGGCGAATCAGAAGGGAAAACGACTAGCTACGGGCATTACGAAAAATTTGATTTACAGGCCGTTTTTAATAAAGTCCGCGAAGAAATGGGACACGATGCTATTATAGGCATTCACGGCGAATCGATGGGCGCTGCGACTACATTGTTATATGCGGGCACAATTGCGGACGATGCGGATTTTTATATTTCGGATTGTGCCTTTTCAAACTTCCCCGCTTTATTAAAAGAGATATTTGAAAATACAGTACCGATTGATGCTAAATATTCCATTTCCTTTGCAGACTTTTTCATGCGGATTCGGGATGGCTACTCCGTCAAAGAAGTCATGCCAATCGATGCCGTCGAACATATCGAAAAGCCTGTCCTATTTATCCACAGCACACCGGATGATTTCATTCCTTCTCGAATGGCCGAGGAATTATACGAAGCGAAGTCGGAGCCGAAAAGACTCAAATTATTTGATCAAGGGGCACATGCAAAGTCCTTTAATGACAATCCTGGTGATTATGAGCAAGTAGTGGCAAAGTTTTTACATGACTTCGTGCCTGCCTACCGCAACGATACACAGACTTTATTATAA
- a CDS encoding acetyl-CoA C-acetyltransferase, producing MTQEVVIVSAVRTAIGAFQGTLKDIAAPTLGSIVIKEALQRINLDAALVDEVIMGNVLAAGTGQNPARQASMQAGLPFNVPAMTINKVCGSGLKAVHLATQAILAGDAEIIVAGGFENMSQAPYVMQNAREGFRMGDQKIIDTMIKDGLWCAFNDYHMGITAENLCDQYHITREEQDAFAARSQQRAAQAIADGKFAQEIVPVEIPQRKGEPIVFAQDEYVKAGTTAEKLSGLRPAFKKDGSVTAGNASGINDGAAAVVVMSKERAAELGIKPMATIIANASAGVDPAIMGIGPVQAVKKALAKADVTLDKMDIIEANEAFAAQSIAVDRELVFNHDKLNINGGAIALGHPIGASGARILVTLLHEMQKQDANYGLATLCIGGGQGVATIVQR from the coding sequence ATGACACAAGAAGTAGTTATCGTAAGTGCAGTACGTACCGCAATTGGTGCATTTCAAGGAACATTAAAAGATATTGCCGCACCAACATTAGGTAGTATTGTCATTAAAGAAGCTTTACAACGAATTAATTTAGATGCAGCATTAGTAGATGAAGTCATTATGGGAAATGTACTAGCAGCAGGCACAGGTCAAAATCCAGCGCGACAGGCGAGTATGCAAGCAGGACTTCCATTTAACGTACCTGCCATGACGATTAATAAAGTATGTGGCTCGGGTTTAAAAGCAGTCCATTTAGCAACACAAGCTATTTTAGCAGGAGATGCAGAAATCATTGTTGCAGGTGGCTTTGAAAATATGAGCCAGGCACCCTATGTTATGCAAAATGCCCGAGAAGGCTTCCGAATGGGCGATCAAAAAATAATTGATACAATGATTAAAGATGGATTATGGTGCGCATTCAATGATTATCATATGGGCATTACTGCTGAAAATTTATGCGATCAATATCATATTACGCGCGAAGAACAAGATGCATTTGCAGCACGCTCACAGCAACGAGCAGCACAGGCAATTGCAGATGGCAAGTTTGCACAGGAAATCGTTCCCGTTGAAATACCACAGCGTAAAGGCGAGCCGATTGTATTTGCACAAGATGAGTACGTGAAAGCTGGCACAACAGCAGAAAAATTAAGTGGTTTACGTCCGGCCTTTAAAAAGGATGGTTCGGTAACGGCAGGGAACGCATCTGGCATTAATGACGGCGCGGCAGCAGTTGTTGTGATGTCAAAAGAGCGTGCAGCTGAGCTTGGCATCAAACCAATGGCAACAATTATTGCCAATGCAAGTGCAGGGGTTGATCCGGCGATTATGGGGATTGGTCCGGTTCAAGCTGTCAAAAAGGCGTTAGCAAAAGCAGATGTAACACTAGATAAAATGGATATAATTGAAGCGAATGAAGCATTTGCCGCACAATCAATTGCTGTGGATCGCGAATTAGTGTTCAATCATGATAAACTAAATATAAATGGCGGTGCGATTGCGTTAGGTCATCCAATTGGTGCAAGTGGTGCACGAATATTAGTGACACTTTTACACGAAATGCAAAAGCAAGATGCAAACTATGGTCTAGCAACACTTTGCATTGGTGGTGGACAAGGGGTAGCCACAATCGTACAGCGCTAA